A single region of the Anguilla rostrata isolate EN2019 chromosome 11, ASM1855537v3, whole genome shotgun sequence genome encodes:
- the fignl2 gene encoding fidgetin-like protein 2: MLSPVVPYSLLKMHWTPEHAQSVRHWPEQHLDVSSTTSSPAHKPELHGGRGRSYSYAWANDDISALTASSLLKRYAEKYSGALDGPYDRAPMGGYPEAGPFGPLNGQKVELDPWPLSHAAEGPYTLAPPPGHESLGGGKVAGAGSAGVASNALSDPSYGSCGAPSTHDYAPAYNGTYLSSGYCPQPGTALPPTPLHPLQPAPTLVPSYTPPGPVYNYPSSSYPHQPSLAPSYTHAPAPYLPSSLAAPTPLPPRPTAVGGSYGYQGQGLGGVEPSGALKRKAFEMSAEEEEGEGSRYRKYGYEHAKPGGGSPYGVSEVKAECHSNGFGPASAGPQTFKPSKPPSQAAGEELGKFSGLKPLVSPPYGGVGEYSPPAGLTGENGGGDHGYPQHHLGPKLPAPCSQSGELLKGAEPHLLEVVTGELLDRSPAPPWAELGAGHAQAKAALEEDLLWPVLRPGPGRRPPRTVLLFGPRGSGKTALARGVASQLGAAFFRVSGAALASEWKGEADKLLRALFSAAAARQPAVVLVSQAEALADEGARRQLRSCLEAARAGPGAGPGGLLIAMCATRRPDLLEDATHRCFAKRYCVALPDAGGRRQVLLQALVPLGCRLSEREVAAVLQRTEGFSVPELQQLCQQASACASAPSPAPLHGLPAPLAPPAFKDFENAFCKVRPHATAKELDTCAEWSKLHGQ; the protein is encoded by the coding sequence GCCTGTTGAAGATGCACTGGACCCCGGAGCACGCTCAGTCTGTCAGACACTGGCCTGAGCAGCACCTGGACGTTTCCTCCACCACCTCGTCCCCCGCCCACAAGCCCGAGCTGcacggcgggcgggggcggagctacagctaCGCCTGGGCCAATGACGACATCTCGGCCCTGACCGCCTCCAGCCTGCTGAAGCGCTACGCGGAGAAGTACTCCGGCGCCCTGGACGGCCCCTACGACCGCGCCCCCATGGGCGGGTACCCCGAGGCGGGGCCGTTCGGGCCCCTGAACGGACAGAAGGTCGAGTTGGACCCCTGGCCCCTTTCGCACGCCGCCGAGGGGCCGTAcactctggccccgccccccggccacGAGAGCCTCGGGGGGGGCAAGGTGGCGGGGGCGGGCAGCGCGGGGGTGGCGAGCAACGCCCTCTCGGACCCGAGTTATGGCTCGTGCGGCGCCCCCTCCACCCACGACTACGCCCCCGCCTACAACGGCACCTACCTCTCCTCAGGCTATTGCCCCCAGCCCGGGACAGCActtccacccaccccccttcaccccctgcAGCCTGCCCCCACCCTGGTACCCAGCTACACGCCCCCAGGTCCCGTCTACAACTACCCCAGCAGCAGCTacccccaccagcccagcctggCCCCCAGCTACacccacgcccccgccccctaccTGCCCTCCAGCCtggccgcccccacccccctgccgcCCCGCCCCACGGCGGTGGGGGGAAGCTACGGCTACCAGGGCCAGGGTTTAGGGGGGGTGGAGCCGAGCGGCGCGCTGAAGAGGAAGGCCTTCGAAATGTCGGCGGAGGAAGAAGAAGGTGAGGGGTCCCGCTACAGGAAGTACGGCTATGAGCACGCCAAGCCCGGCGGCGGCTCTCCCTACGGCGTGAGCGAGGTCAAGGCCGAGTGCCATAGCAACGGGTTCGGACCAGCCAGCGCCGGCCCCCAGACCTTCAAACCCAGCAAGCCCCCGTCCCAGGCAGCTGGAGAGGAGCTGGGCAAGTTCTCTGGGCTGAAGCCCCTGGTGTCGCCCCCCTATGGCGGGGTGGGCGAGTACAGCCCCCCGGCGGGGCTGACGGGGGAGAACGGGGGCGGAGACCACGGGTACCCACAGCACCACCTGGGCCCCAAGCTCCCGGCCCCCTGCAGCCAATCGGGCGAGCTGCTGAAGGGCGCCGAGCCCCACCTCCTGGAGGTGGTGACGGGGGAGCTGCTGGAtcggagccccgcccctccctgggCGGAGCTGGGCGCGGGGCACGCCCAGGCGAAGGCGGCGCTGGAGGAGGACCTGCTGTGGCCCGTTCTGCGGCCCGGCCCGGGCCGACGCCCGCCCAGAACCGTCCTGCTGTTCGGGCCGCGGGGCAGCGGCAAGACGGCGCTGGCCCGGGGCGTGGCCTCCCAGCTGGGCGCGGCCTTCTTCCGGGTGAGCGGCGCCGCCCTGGCGTCGGAGTGGAAGGGCGAGGCGGATAAGCTCCTTCGGGCGCTCTTCTCCGCGGCGGCCGCCCGCCAGCCGGCCGTGGTGCTGGTGAGCCAGGCGGAGGCGCTGGCGGACGAGGGGGCGCGGCGGCAGCTGCGGTCCTGCCTGGAGGCggcgcgggcggggccgggggcggggccgggcggccTGCTGATCGCCATGTGCGCCACGCGCCGCCCCGACCTGCTGGAGGACGCCACGCACCGCTGCTTCGCCAAGCGCTACTGCGTGGCGCTGCCGGACGCGGGCGGGCGCAGGCAGGTGCTCCTGCAGGCCCTGGTCCCGCTCGGGTGCCGCCTCAGCGAGCGCGAGGTGGCCGCCGTCCTGCAGCGCACCGAGGGCTTCTCCGTCCCCGAACTGCAGCAGCTCTGCCAGCAGGCCTCCGCCTGcgcctccgccccctcccccgcccccctgcacGGCCTCCCCGCCCCACTCGCGCCCCCCGCCTTCAAGGATTTCGAGAACGCCTTCTGCAAGGTGCGCCCGCACGCCACAGCCAAAGAACTGGACACCTGCGCGGAGTGGAGCAAGCTGCACGGCCAATGA